From a single Nocardioides sp. dk884 genomic region:
- a CDS encoding DNA-directed RNA polymerase subunit beta', giving the protein MLDVNFFDQLKIGLATADDIRTWSHGEVKKPETINYRTLKPERDGLFCEKIFGPTRDWECYCGKYKRVRFKGIICERCGVEVTRSKVRRERMGHIELAAPVTHIWYFKGVPSRLGYLLDLAPKDLEKVIYFAAYMITSVDEDARHNDLSSLEGKVGMERERLEKRRDQALEDRSRKLEEDLAQLEAEGAKADQRRKVRDGAEREMKQLRDRSQREIDRLDEVWNTFKNLKVQDLMGDEMLYREMKTWFGKYFEGHMGATAIQKRLQDFDIPAEIESLRDTIANGKGQKKVRALKRLKVVDAFRKTGNKPEGMVLDAVPVIPPDLRPMVQLDGGRFATSDLNDLYRRVINRNNRLKRLLDLGAPEIIVNNEKRMLQEAVDSLFDNGRRGRPVTGPGNRPLKSLSDMLKGKQGRFRQNLLGKRVDYSGRSVIVSGPQLKLHQCGLPKQMALELFKPFVMKRLVDLSHAQNIKSAKRMVERARPVVWDVLEEVITEHPVLLNRAPTLHRLGIQAFEPQLIEGKAIQLHPLVCTAFNADFDGDQMAVHLPLSAEAQAEARILMLSTNNILKPSDGRPVTMPTQDMIIGLFFLTQDREGQPGEGRSFGSQAEAIMAFDRREITLQSKVNIRLADVVPPIGFETPEDWEPGQPLLIPTTLGRTIFNDSLPADYAYVNNKVGKKELGAIVNDLAERYTKVEVAASLDALKDNGFHWATRSGVTVSIDDVTTPSDKKEILSGYEAQAAKVQKQFERGLVTDDERRQELVEIWTEAGKRVGEAMEKAFVDTNPIHMMVNSGASGNYNQIRQVGAMRGLVANPKGEIIPRPIKANFREGLSVLEYFISTHGARKGLADTALRTADSGYLTRRLVDVSQDVIIREDDCGTERGLPKRIGERLENGTVVKHENAETAAYARAAAVDVAHPETGEILAAAGDDLGDVKIAELIAAGIEEVKVRSVLTCDARTGTCAKCYGRSLATGKLVDIGEAVGIIAAQSIGEPGTQLTMRTFHTGGVASADDITQGLPRVVELFEARSPKGRTPIAEAAGRVEIEDSDKARKVILTPDDGSEVQEYPVSKRSRLNIEDGQHVEVGHHLTSGTPDPQDVLRILGVRKAQEHLVDEVQEVYRSQGVAIHDKHIEIIVRQMLRRVTVIESGETNLLPSDLVDRVIFEEENRRVVSEGGKPASGRPVLMGITKASLATESWLSAASFQETTRVLTDAAINGKSDSLRGLKENVIIGKLIPAGTGLERYRNIRVEPTEEARAAAYSVTGYDSYDYEFGGTAGAAVALDDFDFGSYQN; this is encoded by the coding sequence GTGCTCGATGTGAACTTCTTCGACCAGCTTAAGATCGGCCTGGCCACCGCGGACGACATCCGTACCTGGAGCCACGGCGAGGTCAAGAAGCCGGAGACCATCAACTACCGCACGCTCAAGCCCGAGCGTGACGGCCTCTTCTGCGAGAAGATCTTCGGTCCCACCCGGGACTGGGAGTGCTACTGCGGCAAGTACAAGCGCGTGCGCTTCAAGGGCATCATCTGCGAGCGCTGCGGCGTCGAGGTGACCCGTTCCAAGGTGCGTCGTGAGCGCATGGGCCACATCGAGCTGGCCGCGCCTGTCACCCACATCTGGTACTTCAAGGGTGTCCCGAGCCGTCTGGGCTACCTGCTGGACCTGGCGCCGAAGGACCTCGAGAAGGTCATCTACTTCGCCGCCTACATGATCACCTCGGTCGACGAGGACGCCCGCCACAACGACCTGTCCTCCCTCGAGGGCAAGGTCGGCATGGAGCGTGAGCGTCTCGAGAAGCGCCGCGACCAGGCGCTCGAGGACCGCAGCCGCAAGCTGGAGGAGGACCTCGCCCAGCTCGAGGCCGAGGGTGCCAAGGCCGACCAGCGCCGCAAGGTGCGCGACGGCGCCGAGCGCGAGATGAAGCAGCTGCGTGACCGCTCGCAGCGCGAGATCGACCGCCTCGACGAGGTCTGGAACACCTTCAAGAACCTGAAGGTCCAGGACCTCATGGGCGACGAGATGCTGTACCGGGAGATGAAGACCTGGTTCGGCAAGTACTTCGAGGGCCACATGGGCGCGACCGCGATCCAGAAGCGCCTCCAGGACTTCGACATCCCTGCCGAGATCGAGTCGCTGCGCGACACCATCGCCAACGGCAAGGGCCAGAAGAAGGTCCGCGCCCTCAAGCGCCTCAAGGTCGTCGACGCCTTCCGCAAGACCGGCAACAAGCCCGAGGGCATGGTCCTCGACGCCGTCCCGGTCATCCCGCCGGACCTGCGTCCGATGGTGCAGCTCGACGGTGGCCGCTTCGCGACCTCTGACCTCAACGACCTGTACCGCCGCGTGATCAACCGCAACAACCGCCTCAAGCGGCTGCTCGACCTCGGCGCCCCCGAGATCATCGTCAACAACGAGAAGCGGATGCTCCAGGAGGCCGTCGACTCGCTGTTCGACAACGGCCGTCGTGGTCGCCCCGTCACCGGCCCGGGCAACCGGCCGCTGAAGTCGCTCTCCGACATGCTCAAGGGCAAGCAGGGTCGCTTCCGTCAGAACCTGCTCGGCAAGCGCGTGGACTACTCGGGCCGTTCGGTCATCGTGTCGGGTCCGCAGCTGAAGCTGCACCAGTGCGGTCTGCCCAAGCAGATGGCCCTGGAGCTCTTCAAGCCGTTCGTGATGAAGCGCCTGGTGGACCTCAGCCACGCGCAGAACATCAAGTCCGCCAAGCGCATGGTCGAGCGTGCCCGCCCGGTCGTGTGGGACGTCCTCGAAGAGGTCATCACCGAGCACCCGGTGCTGCTGAACCGTGCGCCCACGCTGCACCGTCTCGGCATCCAGGCCTTCGAGCCCCAGCTGATCGAGGGCAAGGCCATCCAGCTGCACCCGCTGGTCTGCACGGCCTTCAACGCCGACTTCGACGGTGACCAGATGGCGGTGCACCTGCCGCTGTCCGCCGAGGCGCAGGCCGAGGCTCGCATCCTGATGCTCTCGACCAACAACATCCTCAAGCCCTCGGACGGCCGTCCGGTGACCATGCCTACCCAGGACATGATCATCGGCCTGTTCTTCCTGACCCAGGACCGCGAGGGCCAGCCCGGCGAGGGCCGTTCCTTCGGCTCGCAGGCCGAGGCGATCATGGCGTTCGACCGCCGCGAGATCACGCTGCAGTCGAAGGTCAACATCCGGCTCGCCGACGTCGTGCCGCCGATCGGCTTCGAGACCCCCGAGGACTGGGAGCCGGGTCAGCCGCTGCTGATCCCGACCACGCTGGGCCGCACGATCTTCAACGACAGCCTCCCGGCCGACTACGCCTACGTGAACAACAAGGTCGGCAAGAAGGAGCTCGGCGCGATCGTCAACGACCTCGCGGAGCGCTACACCAAGGTCGAGGTCGCCGCCTCGCTCGACGCCCTCAAGGACAACGGCTTCCACTGGGCCACCCGCTCGGGTGTCACGGTCTCCATCGACGACGTCACCACGCCGTCGGACAAGAAGGAGATCCTGTCCGGCTACGAGGCCCAGGCCGCGAAGGTGCAGAAGCAGTTCGAGCGCGGTCTGGTCACCGACGACGAGCGTCGCCAGGAGCTCGTCGAGATCTGGACCGAGGCCGGCAAGCGCGTCGGTGAGGCCATGGAGAAGGCGTTCGTCGACACGAACCCGATCCACATGATGGTGAACTCGGGCGCGTCCGGTAACTACAACCAGATCCGCCAGGTCGGCGCCATGCGTGGCCTCGTGGCCAACCCGAAGGGCGAGATCATCCCGCGCCCGATCAAGGCGAACTTCCGTGAGGGCCTCTCGGTCCTGGAGTACTTCATCTCCACCCACGGTGCTCGCAAGGGTCTGGCCGACACCGCGCTGCGTACCGCCGACTCGGGCTACCTGACCCGTCGTCTGGTGGACGTCTCGCAGGACGTCATCATCCGCGAGGACGACTGCGGCACCGAGCGCGGTCTGCCCAAGCGGATCGGTGAGCGCCTCGAGAACGGCACCGTGGTCAAGCACGAGAACGCCGAGACCGCGGCGTACGCCCGTGCCGCCGCCGTCGACGTGGCCCACCCGGAGACCGGCGAGATCCTCGCCGCCGCCGGCGACGACCTCGGCGACGTCAAGATCGCCGAGCTGATCGCGGCCGGCATCGAGGAGGTCAAGGTCCGCTCCGTGCTGACCTGTGACGCCCGCACCGGCACCTGCGCCAAGTGCTACGGCCGCTCGCTGGCGACCGGCAAGCTGGTCGACATCGGTGAGGCGGTCGGCATCATCGCCGCCCAGTCCATCGGTGAGCCCGGCACGCAGCTGACCATGCGTACCTTCCACACCGGTGGTGTGGCCTCCGCGGACGACATCACCCAGGGTCTGCCCCGCGTGGTCGAGCTCTTCGAGGCCCGCTCCCCGAAGGGTCGTACGCCGATCGCCGAGGCCGCTGGTCGCGTCGAGATCGAGGACTCCGACAAGGCCCGCAAGGTCATCCTCACCCCCGACGACGGCTCCGAGGTCCAGGAGTACCCCGTCTCGAAGCGCTCGCGCCTCAACATCGAGGACGGCCAGCACGTCGAGGTCGGTCACCACCTGACCTCGGGTACCCCGGACCCGCAGGACGTCCTGCGGATCCTGGGTGTGCGCAAGGCACAGGAGCACCTCGTGGACGAGGTCCAGGAGGTCTACCGCAGCCAGGGCGTGGCGATCCACGACAAGCACATCGAGATCATCGTCCGGCAGATGCTGCGCCGGGTGACGGTCATCGAGTCGGGTGAGACCAACCTGCTGCCCTCCGACCTCGTGGATCGCGTGATCTTCGAGGAGGAGAACCGCCGCGTGGTCTCCGAGGGCGGCAAGCCGGCCTCGGGTCGTCCGGTGCTCATGGGCATCACCAAGGCCTCGCTGGCCACCGAGTCGTGGCTGTCGGCCGCCTCCTTCCAGGAGACGACCCGCGTCCTCACCGACGCCGCCATCAACGGCAAGTCGGACTCGCTGCGCGGTCTGAAGGAGAACGTGATCATCGGCAAGCTGATCCCGGCGGGTACCGGTCTCGAGCGGTACCGCAACATCCGGGTGGAGCCCACCGAGGAGGCCCGCGCCGCGGCGTACTCCGTCACCGGCTACGACTCCTACGACTACGAGTTCGGCGGCACCGCCGGCGCCGCCGTCGCTCTGGACGACTTCGACTTCGGGTCCTACCAGAACTGA
- a CDS encoding geranylgeranyl reductase family protein: MSTPVKTDVLVVGAGPAGAAAAAWAATSGADVVLADAAIFPRDKTCGDGLTPRAIAELDRLGLTDWVRSHTVNRGLRAHGWGQVQELPWPGGEHPSWGSAVARTELDDHLRTAALKRGAVGVENARAVDVRMDGDRVAAVVFRRAGETFEIGCERLVVADGVRSPLGKVLGREWHRDTVYGVAGRSYIASTRSDDPWISSHLELRDQEGTVLSGYGWIFPLGTGEVNIGVGALATAARPANIAVRPLMSHYADLRRAEFGLSGELRAPASALLPMGGAVSGVAGANWALVGDAAACVNPLNGEGIDYGMETGRLVAELLADGADLATAWPAVLREHYGEAFSIARRLAGIATLPRLVATLGPAGMRSDLLMTLALRWMGNLVTEEDRDRAARIWRWAGRRSIARDARPPFS; encoded by the coding sequence GTGAGCACCCCTGTCAAGACCGACGTCCTCGTGGTCGGCGCCGGTCCCGCCGGCGCCGCCGCTGCGGCCTGGGCCGCGACCTCCGGCGCGGACGTCGTGCTCGCCGACGCGGCGATCTTCCCCCGCGACAAGACCTGCGGCGACGGCCTCACGCCGCGCGCGATCGCCGAGCTCGACCGGCTCGGCCTCACCGACTGGGTGCGCTCGCACACCGTCAACCGCGGCCTGCGCGCCCATGGGTGGGGCCAGGTGCAGGAGCTGCCCTGGCCGGGCGGTGAGCACCCCAGCTGGGGCTCCGCCGTCGCCCGCACCGAGCTCGACGACCACCTGCGCACCGCGGCGCTCAAGCGGGGCGCCGTCGGCGTCGAGAACGCGCGGGCCGTGGACGTGCGGATGGACGGCGACCGGGTGGCCGCCGTCGTGTTCCGCCGCGCGGGCGAGACCTTCGAGATCGGGTGCGAGCGGCTGGTGGTCGCCGACGGGGTGCGCTCGCCGCTGGGCAAGGTGCTGGGCCGCGAGTGGCACCGCGACACCGTGTACGGCGTCGCCGGTCGCTCCTACATCGCCTCCACGCGCAGCGACGACCCGTGGATCAGCTCCCACCTGGAGCTGCGCGACCAGGAGGGCACCGTGCTCTCCGGCTACGGCTGGATCTTCCCGCTCGGCACCGGCGAGGTGAACATCGGCGTGGGCGCCTTGGCGACCGCCGCGCGTCCGGCCAACATCGCGGTGCGTCCGCTGATGAGCCACTACGCCGACCTGCGCCGCGCGGAGTTCGGGCTCTCCGGTGAGCTGCGCGCCCCGGCCTCCGCGCTGCTGCCGATGGGCGGCGCCGTGAGCGGCGTGGCCGGCGCGAACTGGGCGCTGGTCGGTGACGCGGCTGCCTGTGTGAACCCGCTCAACGGCGAGGGCATCGACTACGGCATGGAGACCGGCCGACTGGTCGCCGAGCTGCTCGCGGACGGCGCCGATCTGGCGACCGCGTGGCCCGCCGTGCTGCGCGAGCACTACGGCGAGGCGTTCTCGATCGCCCGCCGGCTGGCCGGGATCGCGACGCTGCCGCGCCTGGTCGCGACCCTGGGTCCCGCCGGCATGCGCAGCGACCTGCTGATGACTCTCGCGCTGCGCTGGATGGGCAACCTGGTCACCGAGGAGGACCGCGACCGCGCCGCCCGCATCTGGCGCTGGGCCGGTCGCCGCTCGATCGCACGCGACGCCCGACCGCCGTTCTCGTGA
- a CDS encoding NUDIX domain-containing protein, translating into MSRQAQVQRVAAYAVIVRGEQILLSRIAERIAQGEMWTLPGGGLERGEEPRAAVVREVYEETGLPVIVGESARVYTFHQPSAWRDGRRVDVWSVRMVYDAWVPVDAPEPRVVEVDGSTVEAAWQPLSTVLEGRLPVTALVREALADHAAARHQRVAAYALARRGDAVLLTRISARGAHPGSWTLPGGGIDHGEEPRAALRRELLEECGVVAEVGEVLEVHDVHFTGTAPTGRREDFHGVHLIFSGSVPPGAQPRVAEVDGTTDAAAWVPLADIESGTVQVLDVVRAALAAAERRA; encoded by the coding sequence GTGAGCCGCCAGGCGCAGGTCCAGCGGGTCGCGGCGTACGCCGTCATCGTGCGCGGCGAGCAGATCCTGCTCAGCCGGATCGCGGAGCGGATCGCCCAGGGCGAGATGTGGACCCTGCCCGGCGGTGGCCTGGAGCGCGGGGAGGAGCCGCGCGCAGCGGTGGTCCGCGAGGTGTACGAGGAGACCGGGCTGCCGGTCATCGTGGGCGAGAGCGCCCGCGTCTACACCTTCCACCAGCCCTCCGCCTGGCGCGACGGGCGGCGCGTGGACGTCTGGTCCGTGCGGATGGTCTACGACGCGTGGGTGCCGGTTGACGCGCCCGAGCCGCGGGTGGTCGAGGTCGACGGCTCCACCGTCGAGGCCGCCTGGCAGCCGCTGAGCACGGTGCTCGAGGGCAGGCTCCCGGTGACGGCGCTGGTGCGCGAGGCGCTCGCCGACCACGCGGCCGCCCGGCACCAGCGGGTCGCCGCCTATGCCCTGGCCCGCCGCGGCGACGCGGTGCTGCTGACCCGGATCTCCGCCCGCGGCGCGCACCCGGGCAGCTGGACACTGCCCGGCGGCGGCATCGACCACGGCGAGGAGCCCCGCGCCGCGCTGCGGCGTGAGCTGCTCGAGGAGTGCGGGGTCGTCGCGGAGGTGGGGGAGGTGCTCGAGGTCCACGACGTGCACTTCACCGGCACCGCGCCGACCGGGCGCCGCGAGGACTTCCACGGCGTGCACCTCATCTTCTCGGGCTCGGTGCCGCCCGGGGCGCAGCCCCGTGTCGCGGAGGTGGACGGCACCACCGACGCCGCCGCCTGGGTGCCGCTCGCCGACATCGAGTCCGGCACGGTCCAGGTGCTCGACGTGGTGCGCGCCGCCCTGGCCGCGGCCGAGCGTCGGGCCTGA
- a CDS encoding FAD-binding and (Fe-S)-binding domain-containing protein: protein MSAETITAGAGAAGAPATGDLKAELRRRGLTDVDDTTLTRAMYSTDASIYRVVPQIVARPRHVDELDALLDAARTLGVPLTMRGAGTSIAGNAVGTGIVVDTVRHLNKVLEIDPETRTALVEPGLIHANLQKAAAPHGLRFGPDPSTHPRCTIGGMIGNNACGSRALGYGRTADNVVDLDVAYAADGDVPAQLAALVEAHLGHVRTSFGRFSRQVSGYSLEHLLPERRSLDKFLVGSEGTLAVVRRARVRLVPEVARHLVVLGYADMFEAADAVPGLLAAVGQQDVSTEGSALVACEGMDARIADLVRARGGAVPQLPRGAGWLMVEVVDPALLATVVAAAGALDHRVVTDAAEAAALWRIREDGAGLASRSLPTPAYSGWEDAAVPPAQLGSWLRDFDALLREHDLDGVPYGHFGDGCVHVRIDFKFDDGGASFRDFMTASAHKLAEYGGSLSGEHGDGRARSELLSIMYPEESVRLFGAVKAICDPANVLNPGVLVDPAPLDADLRPARPRTREGVPALRFLHDEGSFGNAVHRCTGVGKCVAATSAGVMCPSYQATREEKDSTRGRARVLQEALDGALVQGVQDPAVHEALDLCLSCKGCSSDCPTGIDMATYKSEVLHQTYSGKVRPRTHYLLGRLPQWVRMSAPVAPLANAVMRIKPLASLARATAGIDQRRSIPTFATTTLRRSQRAAKGAGRATGAEQAPDVWVWADSFTDHFFPRSGHAAIKVLEAAGLRVRVIEESACCGLTWVTTGQLDQARSIMERTVRTLAPYVDSGVPVIGLEPSCLATLRSDATELTADPAAARVAAGVRTFAELLTDLVRDGRVRMPDLTGTEIVAQPHCHHSSVLGWSADEKLLRDAGATLTKVAGCCGLAGNFGMEKGHYEVSVAVAETHLMPAVRAHPEAVVLADGMSCRVQLADLAEVETMHLAELLAARLEG, encoded by the coding sequence ATGAGCGCCGAGACCATCACCGCAGGCGCAGGCGCCGCGGGCGCACCCGCGACCGGGGACCTGAAGGCCGAGCTGCGCCGCCGCGGGCTCACCGACGTCGATGACACCACGCTCACCCGCGCGATGTACTCCACCGACGCCTCGATCTATCGCGTGGTGCCGCAGATCGTGGCCCGCCCGCGCCACGTCGACGAGCTCGACGCCCTGCTCGACGCCGCCCGCACCCTCGGCGTACCGCTGACGATGCGCGGCGCCGGCACCTCGATCGCCGGCAACGCCGTCGGCACCGGCATCGTGGTCGACACCGTGCGCCACCTCAACAAGGTGCTGGAGATCGACCCGGAGACCCGCACCGCGCTGGTCGAGCCGGGCCTGATCCACGCCAACCTGCAGAAGGCCGCGGCCCCGCACGGGCTGCGCTTCGGCCCCGACCCCTCGACCCACCCGCGCTGCACCATCGGCGGGATGATCGGCAACAACGCCTGCGGCTCGCGCGCCCTGGGCTACGGCCGCACCGCCGACAACGTGGTCGACCTCGACGTGGCCTACGCCGCCGACGGCGACGTGCCCGCCCAGCTGGCCGCGCTGGTCGAGGCCCACCTCGGACACGTGCGCACCAGCTTCGGGCGCTTCTCGCGCCAGGTCAGCGGCTACTCCCTGGAGCACCTGCTGCCCGAGCGCCGCTCGCTCGACAAGTTCCTGGTCGGCTCCGAGGGCACCCTCGCGGTGGTCCGCCGCGCCCGGGTGCGGCTGGTCCCGGAGGTGGCGCGCCACCTGGTCGTGCTCGGCTACGCCGACATGTTCGAGGCCGCGGACGCGGTGCCCGGGCTGCTCGCCGCGGTCGGCCAGCAGGACGTCTCCACCGAGGGCTCTGCCCTGGTCGCCTGCGAGGGCATGGACGCCCGGATCGCCGATCTGGTCCGCGCCCGCGGCGGCGCGGTGCCGCAGCTGCCGCGCGGTGCCGGCTGGCTGATGGTCGAGGTCGTCGACCCCGCACTGCTCGCCACCGTGGTCGCGGCCGCCGGCGCCCTGGACCACCGCGTGGTCACCGACGCCGCCGAGGCCGCCGCGCTGTGGCGCATCCGCGAGGACGGCGCCGGACTCGCCAGCCGCAGCCTGCCCACCCCGGCGTACTCCGGCTGGGAGGACGCCGCCGTCCCGCCGGCCCAGCTCGGCTCCTGGCTGCGCGACTTCGACGCGCTGCTGCGCGAGCACGACCTCGACGGGGTGCCCTACGGCCACTTCGGCGACGGCTGCGTGCACGTGCGCATCGACTTCAAGTTCGACGACGGCGGGGCGTCCTTCCGCGACTTCATGACCGCCTCGGCCCACAAGCTCGCCGAGTACGGCGGGTCGCTGTCCGGCGAGCACGGCGACGGCCGGGCCCGCTCGGAGCTGCTGTCGATCATGTATCCCGAGGAGTCGGTGCGGCTCTTCGGCGCGGTCAAGGCGATCTGCGACCCCGCCAACGTGCTCAACCCCGGCGTCCTGGTCGACCCCGCCCCGCTGGACGCCGACCTGCGCCCGGCGCGCCCGCGCACCCGTGAGGGCGTCCCCGCGCTGCGCTTCCTGCACGACGAGGGCTCCTTCGGCAACGCCGTGCACCGCTGCACCGGCGTCGGCAAGTGCGTCGCGGCCACCAGCGCCGGCGTCATGTGCCCGTCGTACCAGGCCACCCGCGAGGAGAAGGACTCCACCCGCGGCCGCGCCCGGGTGCTCCAGGAGGCGCTCGACGGCGCGCTGGTGCAGGGCGTGCAGGACCCGGCCGTGCACGAGGCGCTCGACCTGTGCCTGTCGTGCAAGGGCTGCTCCTCGGACTGCCCGACCGGCATCGACATGGCGACCTACAAGTCCGAGGTGCTGCACCAGACCTACTCCGGCAAGGTGCGCCCGCGCACCCACTACCTGCTCGGCCGGCTGCCGCAGTGGGTGCGGATGAGCGCCCCGGTCGCGCCGCTGGCCAACGCGGTGATGCGGATCAAGCCGCTCGCCTCGCTCGCGCGCGCCACCGCCGGCATCGACCAGCGCCGCTCGATCCCCACGTTCGCCACCACCACGCTGCGCCGCAGCCAGCGCGCCGCGAAGGGCGCCGGCCGGGCCACCGGCGCGGAGCAGGCGCCGGACGTGTGGGTGTGGGCGGACTCCTTCACCGACCACTTCTTCCCGCGCAGCGGGCACGCCGCGATCAAGGTGCTGGAGGCCGCCGGCCTGCGGGTGCGGGTGATCGAGGAGTCCGCGTGCTGCGGGCTGACCTGGGTCACCACCGGCCAGCTGGACCAGGCGCGCTCGATCATGGAGCGCACCGTGCGCACGCTCGCGCCGTACGTCGACTCCGGCGTGCCGGTCATCGGGCTGGAGCCGTCGTGCCTGGCCACCCTGCGCAGCGACGCCACCGAGCTCACCGCCGACCCGGCCGCGGCGCGGGTCGCCGCCGGGGTGCGGACCTTCGCCGAGCTGCTCACCGACCTGGTGCGCGACGGGCGGGTGCGGATGCCCGACCTCACCGGCACCGAGATCGTGGCGCAGCCGCACTGCCACCACTCCTCGGTGCTCGGCTGGTCCGCCGACGAGAAGCTGCTGCGCGACGCCGGGGCCACCCTGACCAAGGTCGCCGGCTGCTGCGGGCTCGCCGGCAACTTCGGCATGGAGAAGGGCCACTACGAGGTGTCGGTGGCGGTCGCGGAGACGCACCTGATGCCGGCCGTCCGGGCCCACCCCGAGGCGGTCGTGCTGGCCGACGGCATGTCGTGCCGGGTGCAGCTCGCCGACCTCGCCGAGGTCGAGACGATGCACCTCGCCGAGCTGCTCGCCGCGCGCCTCGAGGGCTGA
- a CDS encoding class I SAM-dependent methyltransferase, whose protein sequence is MSEPLLRVLTQMRSHLLDPDSLVRAVASGRQKGSQPRWRRVELRYVDLKAGRHLQITSYDQTQAHTANHPVGPDGVSDAARAAVDELIDEPFGNWHVETTTQSHQVRVTKKLEALLHTTDRETPVAVERGHDRDKQRLLAEDDPLFRALGLTDAQGRLKPSRQAKYRQVEEFLRLLDSSISDALAKGQLRRPTTEDPLRIVDLGCGNAYLTFAAQRFLSSVRDLPVVVTGVDVKEQSREHNTAVARELGVDAEFVVGSIDGVQLDQAPDVVLALHACDTATDEALARAVEWGAQLVLAAPCCHHDLAAQLRRAPTPAPYAQLTRHGILRERLADTLTDGLRATLMRLQGYRVDVVQFVESQHTPRNTLLRAVRAGSPVKGGSLRNEYDELVRTWAVRPRLAVLLGELPAEETSEDAPAPA, encoded by the coding sequence ATGAGCGAGCCGCTGCTGCGGGTGCTGACCCAGATGCGCAGCCACCTGCTCGACCCCGACAGCCTGGTCCGCGCCGTCGCCTCGGGGCGTCAGAAGGGCTCCCAGCCGCGCTGGCGCCGCGTCGAGCTGCGCTACGTCGACCTCAAGGCCGGCCGGCACCTCCAGATCACCTCCTACGACCAGACCCAGGCCCACACGGCGAACCACCCGGTGGGCCCCGACGGCGTGAGCGACGCGGCCCGCGCCGCCGTCGACGAGCTCATCGACGAGCCGTTCGGCAACTGGCACGTCGAGACGACCACCCAGAGCCACCAGGTCCGGGTCACCAAGAAGCTCGAGGCGCTGCTGCACACCACCGACCGGGAGACCCCGGTCGCCGTCGAGCGCGGCCACGACCGCGACAAGCAGCGGCTGCTGGCCGAGGACGACCCGCTGTTCCGGGCGCTCGGCCTCACCGACGCCCAGGGCCGGCTCAAGCCGAGCCGGCAGGCGAAGTACCGCCAGGTGGAGGAGTTCCTGCGCCTGCTCGACTCCTCGATCAGCGACGCGCTCGCCAAGGGCCAGCTGCGCCGCCCCACCACCGAGGACCCGCTGCGCATCGTCGACCTCGGCTGCGGCAACGCCTACCTCACCTTCGCCGCCCAGCGCTTCCTCTCCTCCGTGCGCGACCTGCCGGTCGTGGTGACCGGCGTGGACGTCAAGGAGCAGTCGCGCGAGCACAACACCGCGGTGGCGCGTGAGCTCGGCGTGGACGCCGAGTTCGTGGTCGGCAGCATCGACGGGGTCCAGCTGGACCAGGCGCCCGACGTGGTGCTGGCCCTGCACGCCTGCGACACCGCCACCGACGAGGCCCTCGCGCGCGCGGTCGAGTGGGGCGCCCAGCTGGTGCTGGCCGCGCCCTGTTGCCACCACGACCTCGCCGCGCAGCTGCGCCGGGCGCCCACCCCCGCGCCGTACGCGCAGCTGACCCGGCACGGCATCCTGCGCGAACGGCTGGCCGACACGCTGACCGACGGGCTGCGCGCCACGCTGATGCGGCTGCAGGGCTACCGCGTCGACGTCGTGCAGTTCGTCGAGAGCCAGCACACCCCGCGCAACACCCTCCTGCGTGCGGTGCGCGCGGGCTCGCCGGTCAAGGGCGGCAGCCTGCGCAACGAGTACGACGAGCTGGTGCGCACCTGGGCGGTGCGCCCGCGCCTGGCGGTGCTGCTCGGGGAGCTGCCCGCCGAGGAGACGAGCGAGGATGCCCCGGCCCCGGCCTGA